In a genomic window of Brassica rapa cultivar Chiifu-401-42 chromosome A10, CAAS_Brap_v3.01, whole genome shotgun sequence:
- the LOC103844993 gene encoding putative F-box/kelch-repeat protein At3g24610 produces MKRRERFTTRRGKVNGGQGTVDKLEGKPRDWCMIDNLLFCLSRNGTIFWCEPDELDLHGTERVMNTEEVKGLSSLNQYLFLSKIVHFGDQILDRWEQKRIMHDMAPLKMSKYGRIHTFEGLHPGARMCSSGGNIVLFWDRPKLGHLHIWSAEISLERLQGGEIWGNIEWSNIVMPADESFQEPKKRRRYSLLFFFVLLGISRHRLNCSG; encoded by the exons ATGAAACGGAGAGAACGTTTTACTACTCGCCGAGGGAAGGTAAATGGGGGACAGGGAACCGTGGACAAACTGGAAGGAAAGCCAAGGGACTGGTGTATGATTGATAACTTGCTCTTTTGTCTTAGCAGAAACGGAACTATATTTTGGTGTGAGCCGGATGAGTTGGATTTGCATGGAACAGAGAGGGTGATGAATACAGAGGAGGTCAAGGGTTTGAGCTCTCTCAACCAGTATCTCTTTCTTTCTAAAATTGTCCACTTTGGTGATCAGATTCTTGATCGGTGGGAGCAAAAGAGGATCATGCATGATATGGCCCCGTTAAAGATGAGCAAGTATGGTCGAATCCACACGTTTGAAGGTTTACATCCAGGGGCCAGAATGTGCAGCTCCGGTGGGAACATTGTGCTTTTCTGGGACCGCCCCAAGTTGGGACATCTTCATATTTGGTCTGCGGAGATTTCCTTGGAGAGACTCCAAGGAGGCGAGATTTGGGGCAACATTGAGTGGTCTAACATTGTCATGCCCGCTGATGAATCTTTTCAAGAACCCAAGAAG AGACGAAGGTACAGcctgctgtttttttttgttcttcttggCATCTCCAGACACAGACTGAATTGTTCTGGCTAG
- the LOC103844996 gene encoding F-box/kelch-repeat protein At4g39550: MSSHEEQPHQEKRQRKEEASPISCLSDDLVLNCLARVWRSDHTALSLVSKSYRSLVASPDLYKIRSLIGRTETYVYVCLRIPTSVPSLRWYILRRRKTLDASDLVPIPSLPSQPVEASSVVVLDSSIYVIGGLIDGEKRTSDVWSLDCRTHVWHPVPSMEAARAYGAAGVVDGKIYVFGGCDVHDDCGEVFDPNTQT, translated from the coding sequence ATGTCCAGTCACGAAGAGCAACCCCACCAAGAAAAGAGGCAGAGGAAAGAAGAGGCGTCTCCGATATCATGTTTGTCAGATGATCTGGTTCTGAACTGTCTGGCTAGAGTCTGGAGATCAGACCACACGGCCTTATCTCTGGTCTCCAAAAGTTATCGCTCTCTAGTGGCGTCTCCTGATCTTTACAAGATCCGATCGCTGATTGGTCGCACTGAAACATACGTCTACGTATGCTTACGAATCCCTACTTCTGTTCCAAGCTTACGCTGGTATATCCTCCGTCGTAGAAAAACCCTAGACGCCTCTGATCTAGTTCCGATCCCTTCGCTCCCCTCCCAGCCTGTGGAAGCATCTTCTGTTGTGGTGCTGGACTCGAGCATCTATGTAATCGGTGGGTTGATAGACGGGGAGAAGCGCACTTCCGACGTCTGGAGCTTGGATTGTCGGACTCACGTGTGGCACCCTGTCCCTTCCATGGAAGCGGCTCGAGCTTACGGGGCTGCTGGTGTGGTAGACGGGAAGATTTACGTGTTTGGAGGCTGCGATGTTCATGATGACTGTGGAGAGGTATTCGATCCTAACACTCAAACTTAG
- the LOC103844997 gene encoding uncharacterized protein LOC103844997 → MEASSSSLCLVPSLWTVGSGPRQKKSTVCFVSRGRSNGLMISNRRLRTPSALGDLADTVAETGKSEITWQIIVGAVAGVTPFVVAGVEFSKRIIEQKRCEECRGTGLVFRDKKYFRCPGCGGFLPWQSWRRFFTG, encoded by the exons ATGGAggcgtcttcttcttctctgtgtCTGGTTCCGTCTTTGTGGACCGTTGGATCAGGACCTCGTCAGAAGAAATCGAcggtttgttttgtttctcgGGGAAGAAGCAATGGTTTGATGATAAGTAACCGACGGCTCAGAACGCCGTCAGCTCTAGGTGACCTCGCTGACACGGTGGCGGAGACAGGCAAATCGGAGATTACGTGGCAAATCATAGTTGGAGCTGTCG CTGGAGTCACACCTTTCGTTGTTGCAGGTGTTGAATTCAGCAAAAGAATA ATTGAACAGAAGAGATGTGAAGAATGTAGAGGAACAGGACTTGTATTTAGAGACAAAAAGTACTTCCGTTGTCCGGGATGTG GTGGGTTTCTTCCATGGCAGTCATGGAGAAGATTCTTTACgggctga